ATACATAAAAATAACCTCTCAAATCTAATAAAACTTCCCACTTAATTACGAAAGTTTGATAAGATAAGTATACAAAAGCAGGAAGAACGAGAAGCAAAGTTGAATTCACTTATTAAGCAAGTCAAAGGAATGCAAATTACCTGAATTATGCCCTTAATTCTCCAGACTCCGCGACAATAGATCACTATGGGAGAATCACCAGGATGTTGTGCTTCAACCTCCCTCCTCACCTTCTCGCACGAAACATTATGATCTGTTGTTAACCGCTCAGCTACCACTGAACTACTTTCACCATCAAAACCTCTTCGGCCCAAAACAGCTCTGGagtcccctaaatttgctacaTACAGCTGGTCATTAGAAATAGCGCCAACAAGACAGCATGAGCCAACCGAAGCAATCTGTGGCGTAACCGCCAAGGATCGCTTCACTAATTGGGTAAAATCCTCTTCTGTAGCACTAAATGCCTTCTTTATCACATCCGCTGATAAACCCCCTTGCTCACTGGCAAATTCTACAAAAAGAGTTTCCCACAAATCACGTAATTGAATAGTATAACACAGCCGGAGGGAGCGAGTCTACAAGGAACATATTCCACAAACCATCAAAAGATTATTTTAATTTCAAGGCAAGCCGCCACCATCAATCAGGGTTCATTCACAGAATTTGACAAGGGTCGCTTGTTCCTCGTATTCGAATGATCGATAGACTCTCCCCGTCACCATTCACCCCACCCTTCCAGCTTCTTCCTTGCCAGTTCCCACCCCACCCCTTCTAAAAttctattttcacttttatgctTTGGCAGGGAGAAAAAAAACCCAATAATGAAAAATCTTACAAAGTTACCAAACAGACACAGACATAGACACGGAGAAAGCATGCATTAGCAActccaaaaaagaaaggggaaagaagatgaagaaatgaaaaaaaattgagaagaaCAAAATGCAACATACTGTGTAAATAAGGGAAGAGGTGGCGGTTAACGAAGCGAGAAGCTTCAGGGCCACCGTGACCGTCGTAGACGCCGACGTAAGTGGCGGAGGGGGAAGTGTAAACTTGACTCTGGTCCTCGAGACTAGAATTAGCCTGGACAACGGCGATGGAGAAGTCACCGGAGGCGTGGGGCTTTAAGTCCATGTGCCACAGCAGCTCATCTCCTCCTCCGCctccgccgccgccgccgccactCCTCCTCCCTAAACACCTCTCCAACGGCCTATAGCACGATCGCAACATCATCTATCAAATTCTAGTCCTTACGTTTGAGGTGGGGTTTTTGGCAAGAAAGATGAATACTAGTACTAGTCGTCCTCCTATCCTATatcaggaggaggaggaggtggaaGCGAACAAAACCGGGAGCAGACCGCGTAGGAAAGGAAGAATAGTGAAAGACACGCTGAAGCGGACGCGTTTTTCTACTTTTATTGCCGATACGAATGCCTTTTTCTCCACTCTACACTTCATTCAAATTATAGTCCATTCCATTCTTTGATTTCGGTCTTCTTTGGGCTTTTTCAAGTTCCTTAATAAAGACTACAACTGGCCCGGGTCTCAACCATCTTAAAGGTGCTTTAGAATTTTCAAATTCTGTTGAGTACGATACCCTTTTATTGGTCCagacctaaaattttgtttttttttttttggcacccAGACCTAAAATTCAGTATGcgctattaaagaaaaattttttttttaaataattagaAAAACCTTAGTGCTTGGAGTTGTTGGAGACTTTGGGTACATATATGATGCAAGCAAGCAAAATATACTACtattatttgataaaattgaattatccaaacacacccaTTTATTGcgactaaattaaaacaaatccaaaTTAAAAAAACCTAAAATCTATCTCATTTCtttaaataaaactataaattaaaggaaaacaaatgacccCGAGAGTTTGGAATTTTGGATATCTTCGTAGAGAAGTTAGATGGGAGGCGGAAAAGTACAAAGAAGCGGAGGAGAAGCAGAAAGAGACTAATTTGTCTAAATATTATAACTCTTCAATATAGACGGGGTCAATTGTGGTTCGCTCAGTCTTCGGGAGGATCCATAGATCGAAGCTACACAAGTTTTTACCCATCATCATTAAGCATAATATGTATTTATTCATTAGTATTTACTATTAACCCTCCAActtgagaaaataaaaagaattacTGCTAAGTCTCCAATTGTATTCGGTAGGCAAATCGGTGGTATTACCAGCGTTCTTCGCCTTTGTCTAGCCGTCAAGCATGCCAGATAGACGTAATGCCACTAAGGTGGCTGTTAGACATGATTGATTTTAAGCAATTAGTCACTGGAAATTGCATAGTTGGGCTCCAACTTCCAACCAACCAGGAGTTCGTTGCTGGGGTCAGAACATAAAAAGTCAATTCAAATTTTCCATCATGTCTGCCGATTTTCTCAGTCATGGTTGTATTTCAAAACAGCGCCCATTACTGATTATACTAcactctttcctttttattttttttaaaaattttttttttggcttgagTGGTTAtggaaggaaaacaaatttctatttctaaaataaataaattatagaGGTGAATTTTGTTGGTGAGTGGTGACAGATTGAGATAATGCTGCCAAAGCAGTCGCCCATTGTACTTTGACAATAGGGAGTACCCCGGTGTCGTGTCATTTATGGTTCAACATTAACCAACATATAGACACCATGTCACTTCATGGAGGTTGACTGTATTCCAACTCCCAACAAAATATATAGGAAtttagaaaaaacaaaaaaaaaattgattcccTTTCCTGATGTCCAATTAATAAATTCTCTGAATAGAAGAACCTTGATTGTAGGGCAGGGCAGTGCATAAGCTGTTCTGCTTGGTAATATTCCGATTGGGGGGGGCAGCTTTGAAAGTTTAATCAATGGTAGTAGTAGTTAGGTCAGGTGAGCGGGCGGTTGAGAAATGTGGAAGGCGCCAAATATCCCTTGCCCTTAATAATATAATACTAGTATAGCCTTTCTCGGATGACTCGACTCGAGTGATCTGTGCTCGAACTTTTCATATCTGGGCAATTTGCAATCGACAGTTCATCTGTCCTGTTCCTGGCCAGTCGCAGTCGATTGGTCTGCCGCAAGAATTCTGAAAATATAGCTTATATGATTAACAGCATCCCACCATCAGCGGCACCGCCCGCTGTAACGAATTTCAACATTTTTGGTGCAAGGAGGTCCGTATTATCAACCTAACAATAATATGAGTCATACGAGTGCGACCATCCCCACAATTCCATCCAGGAAAATTAGTACTTGACATGCGCTgccacctttttatcacttgtTTTTCTATATACATGTGTCGTTGTCATATTTCCTTATTCATATATTTTAAGTGTAGAGttcatttacaaaaaaaaaaaaacgattgAAAATCACAACATATTTATATGATAAACATGAATATAAGAATATGTAAAATCAAGAGGTTGAGCGTTTGTATCTGTCGTATCATGTTTTACTCACGAATATTTAGACACTTCACGGATATCTAAATTGTGATGATGGAAATAACAATTAATgaagtttttctttaatttcttttaacacAAAAAACGAATATCTAGAATTGTGATGATAGAAGTAACAATTAAAGGGGTTTtcctttaattcttttaatAGGAAAAGTATGAGATTTAAGGAGTGAAGAGGGAAAGgaaattttatatatgtatgTTAAAGTTACACTACCTATAATATTACTAGAAGAACCCAGTAAAAATAGGGGAAAACAGCTTTTAATGAAAGTTGACATCTACATTTTCACAGAGCAATTCAGTCAATGACTTGCTGAAAAATGGTTCCTCACTTATATATCACCACCAAAAATTGTTTACCAGCGTCTGTCCAAAAGAGTTGAGATGTCAACTATTGGGGAGGATCACACCCCGTGGCCGACAGGCTATGCAATACTGTACTTGGTGTTGGTGTAACAAAAATCAGCACGAACACTTGGCATTGAAGATTTCGACTGTCTCAGCTGCTACAGCTACAATGGCAATGGCAGCAGGAGGAACACAATTATATATTGTTGGGGGCACTAACAACATTGCGTTACAGTAAGTGGGATTGCTGCAAAACTTGATTAGATTTTGGTTACATGCATTGCACTTTATGCAGAAGTAGGGTAGGGACAGTCATCAAATCAAATCACTGCAGGTTAACGGTCGACCTTGTTTTAGTATCAGCTAACAACCGTTTGTGCCCCAATCTTTTTTCTGCCTACACAACCGGTGGCCTGGTTTTAGTGTCAGCTTTACCAATCTTAAAAACGCCACCAATGCAATGGCTCTTATTGTTTGGTCGATCAATGGGTGGATGTGACTCATTTGTCTGTGTCAGTAGCCTGCATTACATTAGCATTGTACCCGTGCGGATTGCTGCATCAAACAAGTTAACTGCTGTATGCTGTCAGCTTCTGTTTACTGTCAACTTCTGTGTCTTGTAAATGTACCAAGAAGAATACTCGCTTAAATTCATCACTTGAGCGTCAATCAAGGAAGTTTTCTTCTCTGAAGCTCTCGATGTGAAGTTGCTTTTGCATAGTTCTTTCTTTATGTGTCACATTATCAGAAAAACAGGATAAGAATGTTCTTGGTTAATCGCGAATTAGACTCTCTGATCCAAGTGAAGACCATGCTCAATTGTGGTTCGTCAATTTCACGATGTCCCATTAGTGACTTTTAACATGTGATTTTAGAAGTGTTTTGCTTTGGATCTTGTGATCTTTTTCCCGAGTTATAATCTTATACTTTCCTCATTTGTCATACATAAGACAAAAAGTTTGATTTAGGTCAGGCATCAGGGGGTTCTGCCACTCAACCTGACCAGCTATGCCAGAGGCCATCCTGACTCTGACTGCCCCAATTGCAACTTCAGGAGATCAACGGAATGGTCCTCATTCATATATACCACACGCCAACCTCTTTAATTTGATTTCAGATTTTATTTGCTATATAGAAGGTCAATTTGATgacaagaaggaagaaacatATAAAGTAAAACTTTGTAATCTTCAGGTATTATTTCAGTATTTCAGATTGACTTgataaacatttacaaaccaTTAGAGATGATCTTAGTAGCCCAAAGCGAAATGCCAAAAATAAAAGCCATTAAGTCAATCGAACACAATCAAATTTTGGAGTTCTTTTCTGTGAAGGGCGGATCTCATCAGTTCCTCTGGTGTTGGAACCATCCTCAACATCTCCTCCGGCGTTGCGAACTCACCTTTTCTCAGCCATGCATTTGCCCAACTATCAGAAAATCCCTTAACAATAACCAAACCATTAAACTTCTTTACCTGTGGGACACTAACGCATTCTTTAACATCCCAAAACACAATCTCCGGCAATTTCTCATACCCTCGACTCTGATACTTACGTAAGCTTGCCCACGTTGCCCAAAAATTATTTGCAGCCTTCTCAAAGTCCACATCAGTGAAAACACATATCTTCTTCACCATCCTATCCAAACTCATATTTCCAGCAACTGCAGCTTCTAGAACTTGATCGAAAACCTTGGAAAACCCATATTTTCACATTGCCTCAattttctcatgaactcaatCTTTGATCTCAGATCACTTCCTTCAATCCTGCAAAATACGGGGTCAGTGCCGAATGTGAGCACTTTTCCCTTCCAAGGCTCGTCACTGATTTCTGAGATCAGCAACCCCATACCGAGAGCAAAATCCATTGCTGCATTTCTAGTGCCTCCTGACACATTGTAAATGGCCAAACAGTTTCTccattcttgtttcttggcacAAGCTTCAACTATATTGCGCCATCGAATCTCTACGGTGTCATATTGAACGCTTTCATCATTCAAGCAGGCGACAATATGACGAGGACCAACCTTGCTTCTACCCTTAGTGTATATATCAGGCAAAATTGTTAATCTTTCTTCACTGTCTCCAGTCAAAAGCCTTTTGTCCTTTTGATAAAGCATGAACAGCTTTTTACCTAAATCTTTCTTTGTTGTTGGCACTGTTACTCGGTCTGCTCCAGCTCCGAGGGCTTTGCGGAGAGGAACAAGGACTTGTTTACGGAAACGATTTCGGACTCTATAAGCATAGTGGGTTTCGTCAATCTCCTTATACTCCTCATCAGATTCAGGCGGAAATAGCTTTCTTGCAATTCCCTCACATATCAGGGTCGATTTATCACAAACAGAATCAAGAGAGGGACATAATTTGGAAGCCATACTAATCTCGTCAATTCTTCCCGAGGCCAAAAACTGGAGATCATCCCTAAGAAGATCAGCgaacaaatttgaaatttgattgtGCAAGAAACGATATTGCGCATCATGTACGTACTTCTCCAGTGCTAATCGAGCCCTGCTGATATCTCTCTGTGTCTTCAGTATTGTGCATGGAATCTTATCTGAATTCTTGATATCTGCCATTGTTCCCGAACCCTTAGAGGGGTCCAGAATTCTGCATAAGATCTCAAGCGTATAGTCTAAAAGCTCTAAACTCGAAAATATGCTAATATTGCATGCAAGAGTTAGGTGATGATGCTGGTGAAGCCACAAAATTGCAGGCAAAAAGGCTAGTTTGTTAGAGTTTCCGAAGTTGAATATGATTTTAAGGGTCGTCAGGGGGTTGTGCCTCCAAGCACTCTCTAGTAGAATGGGGAGGTTTTGGAGCGAGAGGTCACAGAAAAACAAGTCCATGCAAGGGTTTCTTGGGGATGTTGGCTTTTGATCAATTGGGGAAAGGGGCCTTTCATCTTGAACAGACAGGTTATGAATAAATGGTGGGCCAAGAAGAATGGTTGGAGGAGCCATACTGGCTTCACAACTCGAGCAGGAGCAATGGAATCTATTTATAGGGGGAGGATTTCTTGGGCAGGAAGCTGCAAAGTCCAGGGAATAATATGGAGTAAGGCGGTGATCACACTGCGTTAGCTTACTTGTCTTTTGGGCTACGGCTCGCTGTACCAGCACTTTATTTGCCTAATTTTTCTCATTTCCTTCCTACCTTTTCTGGGTGAGCTTACCGGCAGTTAAGACGAGTTCCTCAATTCGTTACATGGCATTAAATTCAATTCATCTTTTACCCGCTCCTGTTGAGTTGCCTCATTTCAAACACACCCTAAAGGGCCTAAACAAAACGAAAAcgaaaacaaaagcagaagCCAGATTACCCAAAAGATTGAACAGGACTTGAACcaacttttccttcttttttgtcTGCTAATACGGAGATGGCCGATGTACGAGGGAATTTCATTTGGATTTTGGACATCGATGGGCGCTTTTTGAGTGGTAATGTAGCTGTGACCTAAATATGGACTTTATATGTTGATCATGTAACATTTAATCGGCCCCCTACATGCAAATTGTTACCGGCTAGCATGTCGTTATACTAGAATTCATGCATCCTTCCGACGGCTTTGCAATCTTTTTTCCAGGGAAGAGCCTGAGGTGCATCATATTTTAACGGTGTTTACATAACAGCGACCTAGGAGAAAACTGCAGCAAACCAGATAAGTGCTTCATTCTTATAATTGCAAAAAGATAAATTTCAACGTGGATATTACAAGTAATTAAGATTCGCATATAATACGCTCCCAGTTTTAATTCTTTCGATATACTTGGACAATTGAAACCAGGTTAACTCACCAAGTAATGGCATAGACACATGGAAGACGAAAGACTTGGTGAAAGGAAGGGAGACTTGATACACAGGAGGCATAATGGCAGCTCACAGGCACAAACAAAAATCTCCAGCTGACATTACTGGCAAATGGGAAGATAGTAAGGACTGATTAGTTAGCATCCTGGAACACCGGATTCCATTTAGTCACTTCCAAGATGAAGCAACGGCTCTGACCTATCCCGTCATCCAAAACTTAACCATGGTATGAGATCAAGTTAATAGGCAACAGATTACACTCATTCTTTGGCTCTACGACCAGTAATTACAACAGCTTTTCGACAATTAGGGCAGTCCCCACAGATCCGCACCCAGGGATCCAAGCAGCAGAAGTGGAACCTATGCCCACAAGTTAAAAATATCAGCTTATCTCCCTCCAGGAAGCTCTCAAGACATATGCTACAATCCTCTAATCGCCTTGCCGTTACCTCTCCATCACTGTTATCAGATTTACTGAATATCTCAACTTTCAAACTGTCTAGAGCCTCTTGAGTGAGTCCTGGAGGTCTCTCGGACTTTTCTGTGGAAAGGATGTCAGTGAAGGAAACTGATTCAGCTAGCCACTCTCTGGAAATTCCATTATCCCAGTCCCCAACATCAGCAAGCCTAAAATCATCCTCGACAGCAAAGTCATTGTGATGAATGCTTGATGAAGGCCGGTGCCTTTGCCTACAGGTAAGACAGCAAAAGTCCAAGTAATCTGAATGTCAGAATATCTTTCACTACATGCAAAAAGAAACATATAAAGCAGTGTctacaaaacaaaatttttctttccacaCGTTTCGCTGTTAAAGCATATGAGACAGCACAAAAGGCACTTGATCTGCAAAATAAGTTCACAGAAACAAATAGGCAGATTCTGTCATTCTACCAAATCTGCCTCTTCCCTTTACACAGCACAGCTGTAAGATTTCCAACTAAACTACTACATGATTTGTCAGTGGACATTAAAGCAACGGAAATAAAgtaaaaagttcaaaaaataaaaaacaaaagcaGATTGCTTAGGAACAATACGGCCAAAGTTCTTTAAAAGTTTTACAGTAAGATACTTAATCTGGAGACTAGAAAAGGCCAAAAGGAAGGTCTTCTTCATTCAGAAAATTCCAGAAGAGGCCAAACAAAATGGGAAGTAGCCTATCCTGATGAAGCAAATGCTTGAGGTGTGCTAAATTGCTCCCCAAAACCATACCACAGATCAATGTCGTCAAGATCTTTTAAGTGAACTTTCTGCATGAAAACATTCTATTCTGAATGCTTTAAATTTGCATCTGTTCCAAAACAGTGTTGTCACCCTGACAGTTTCATGTAATCCTCTAGCATCCAAGAGAATTCATATAGGGTGGAATTGCATTTATTGCCAATCTACTGTTATCCTTTCCAACTAGACATCATATAAAAGAAACTAGGAATCCCCAAGCAAACAGAATCACATGAACAAAATGGGACTTGAGAAGGAGGATGAGGATTAAGAAGATGGAAACTGGAGCACCCATTAAGTTAGTCTATACACACAAATGATAAATTCTACTACTGCATATCAAAATATATTGTCTATTCTTGTCTAATTGCTGGTTTATTAATTCAAATCCAAGGAAAAATTTTCAcaagtcaaaagaaaaattggaatgCTTAGGCCCTAGGTGCGTATATCAAAACTGAGAACCTGTGACCATTTTTCATAAAGGCCCTGCATAAACTCATAAATGAAATTACCACCACAATAAAAAAGAGCTcctagaaaaacaaaagttgcaaACTCAAAAAGCTTTGCGGATCAAAAGTGGGAGAAATAACCTATTTGCAGATAAAGAGACTCCTCTCAGCCTCTGCAGAagcctctctcttgcaagaagcaCAGTTCCCGGAAGCCTATCATTACCAGCAGACCTCAGCCCACCCCTTAAGGCGTCCACAGATTCAGAATTGTTAACCTCTCGTAAGGCAGAAGGACTGCTACCTTGGTCCAGCCAACCTGATTCATGATCCTATGCACAGAAAGAACTTAAGCATAAAACTTTCCAGCCAGCAAAAAGATTTTATTGGTGTTGGGGAATGGGATGTCAAAGACTGGCAATGCCCTTAAACAAAAGAATACAGGGTCACCCTCCTCTTAATAAGTTGAAAGTCAAGGAAAAAAAGCACACAAACCACCTGAATAATGCAATTACGTGTCTAGAGATTACACACAGTTACAGCTGCCTCATTCATTTGTACCTCATATTTTTCGGCAGATTAATTAAGTGCGGAGTAAGTACACAGGCAAGCAAAATCCCCATTAGACAGAAACTTCAGATTGAAACCtgccaaaataataaagaaagtggtgtttcataaaGTTGTACATTCAAACTCTGAGGATAATCACACTCCTATTGCCAGGTGCTATCAAATCCACATTGAAAGGTTTCGTCAACTGTTAGAGAATGACCGCTGCTCAAACAGCATACTTAAGTTGAGCAAGTTGGAATCAAGTAGCTAGCAAATTTATTGTGTTCAATTGCGGTCCCACAGTGTAGAAGGTTATATTAGAACTGCTTCGATGTGGAATTCAAATTTGCAGGTGCTTTGAACGTCAATATCGAACAACAAAGAGGAGGATTCCTCACATTAGTTGAGGTAATGGGTCAAGCTTGCCCCCACCACAAGGCACAGAAACCTCTCATGGTGTGCCACTAAACTGAGACCATTAAATATTACAAGTTACAACAGACATCAAGTAAGTATGATTACACCGGCCAAAAGCAAGTGGACCACCATACCACTTGCTCATGCTAAAATCAAACAAATTTCTCCCTCGATAAATTAGTAGTCTACCTAATTaactaaaagcaaaagtaaaaatttttaactcggaagaaaaaaaaaaagaaagaaagttacATAAAAACACGTCCTTGATACAAAAGGATATCCACCAATTTGTTCGACATTTATCCAGTTTTTTAGCATCAATTCGATCAATTATAAACATAAACTACACCACACAGACACATCATGTATAATTTATAAGAAATAATAAAGTAAAAGTTAAGGTATCTCATACAGGAAGAAGGTGGCGATGAGGTAGGTGATGTCTAGGGTGAGGAGGGCGCCGAGGGAGAGGATCACATCCTTCAATATCGAGGCGATTATGATGATGACGTCGTGAATTAACACTAGTAGTAGGAGTGGTACCGTGATGGTGATTGACGTGATCGCGGTGGCGACGACTATTAGGGTGAGGAATTCGGTGAAGatgggaggaggaggaggaggaatcAAGCGGCGGCTCCTCTCCTCCTCCGTCTCCAAGGTCGAGGAGGCTGCTGCTGCTTCGACCAAAGCGAGACCTCCTGGCGTGAAACAGCTCCGACGCGCTCGTCATGCAAATGCAATTCAATCAATTTCCACCAGCCGGAGCAATAATTAAACCGAAACCTAGAAACTTTATGTTACTCCAATTAGCTTTTGTACAATTCAAGCTGAGATGCGGATAAAGAAAAGTGGTTTTTCAGATGAGGAAACGATGAAAGAAGTTTGAATCTGATTGGGGGAAATTTTGGGAGGAGTGGTGAAGCGAGATGATTGATACAATACCCGGGAAAAAGTCGGGAAGAGAGCAACAGAAGAGAGCCGGAGCCGGCGTACAGTTTCCCAACGGAAAGTTCTAGAATTTTTCTTGCAAAAACGACATCAACAATACTTAATAACTAAAAGGCACCAACAACTAAAATTCTGGATTCTAATCCTCCTAATTCCTCCGCGTTTCTTAAATCCCAACCTCTTCTGGATACAACAAGCAATTGGATCTGTTTAATGCTAGTTTGGTCTCGAGAGAAATCACTGTGGATTTCCGTCTAACAGTCCAGAGGAAAAACTTTTGTTCAATAACAAGTCCGTTAACTGAAACATCATGTCATTTATCCTATTCCTAGCTTGGGCTTGCGACAAATCAATATGGGCCTCTGTGCAAATATATCAATAAAAGCCTTTGTCCAATATGTAGTCCGTTGAGAAGATTCACTACTCAACTAATACCGAGAATTAGGGGGGGCAATCAGGTCCAAACCAGGTTGGGGGGTCGGGTTCAGACTCGGGTATAACAAGAAATCCGTTGACCCGAACCTGACCCGTCAACCCGAAACTGGTTAGGATACCTAActcgaacccgaaaatttcggaTTTACGGGTTAgtgggtcgacccgaaatgacccgaaacttaattttaatttattaatttaccactgtaatttctaataaaactaATTTcgcacaaaactaattacataatcaagtaataaaagtttaaataaataatcccaaaccaaatctaaaataaattaaacactgtaaaagtgttttatcccaaaccaaatataaaataaattaaaacagtataaaagtaaaaaataatataatacattatttgtccaaatataataatttcaacttcacacaagttaaataaattcatttaggattaagtgattaatgcctttgaaaaaaaagaataa
This portion of the Coffea arabica cultivar ET-39 chromosome 2e, Coffea Arabica ET-39 HiFi, whole genome shotgun sequence genome encodes:
- the LOC113731500 gene encoding probable protein phosphatase 2C 63; this encodes MMLRSCYRPLERCLGRRSGGGGGGGGGGDELLWHMDLKPHASGDFSIAVVQANSSLEDQSQVYTSPSATYVGVYDGHGGPEASRFVNRHLFPYLHKFASEQGGLSADVIKKAFSATEEDFTQLVKRSLAVTPQIASVGSCCLVGAISNDQLYVANLGDSRAVLGRRGFDGESSSVVAERLTTDHNVSCEKVRREVEAQHPGDSPIVIYCRGVWRIKGIIQVSRSIGDVYLKKPEFNRDPIFQQFGNPVPLRRPVLTAEPSIICKKIQPQDLFLIFASDGLWEHLTDEAAVEIVFKNPRAGIAKRLVGAALREAAKKREMRYKDMTQIEKGIRRHFHDDITVVVIYLDHQKSKLSPTKRQGTVGCISAPVDIFSSNSDEEMDDAYGRSFLSKDNQIRAVY
- the LOC113728681 gene encoding uncharacterized protein — protein: MAPPTILLGPPFIHNLSVQDERPLSPIDQKPTSPRNPCMDLFFCDLSLQNLPILLESAWRHNPLTTLKIIFNFGNSNKLAFLPAILWLHQHHHLTLACNISIFSSLELLDYTLEILCRILDPSKGSGTMADIKNSDKIPCTILKTQRDISRARLALEKYVHDAQYRFLHNQISNLFADLLRDDLQFLASGRIDEISMASKLCPSLDSVCDKSTLICEGIARKLFPPESDEEYKEIDETHYAYRVRNRFRKQVLVPLRKALGAGADRVTVPTTKKDLGKKLFMLYQKDKRLLTGDSEERLTILPDIYTKGRSKVGPRHIVACLNDESVQYDTVEIRWRNIVEACAKKQEWRNCLAIYNVSGGTRNAAMDFALGMGLLISEISDEPWKGKVLTFGTDPVFCRIEGSDLRSKIEFMRKLRQCENMGFPRFSIKF
- the LOC113731503 gene encoding probable E3 ubiquitin-protein ligase RHY1A is translated as MTSASELFHARRSRFGRSSSSLLDLGDGGGEEPPLDSSSSSSHLHRIPHPNSRRHRDHVNHHHGTTPTTSVNSRRHHHNRLDIEGCDPLPRRPPHPRHHLPHRHLLPDHESGWLDQGSSPSALREVNNSESVDALRGGLRSAGNDRLPGTVLLARERLLQRLRGVSLSANRQRHRPSSSIHHNDFAVEDDFRLADVGDWDNGISREWLAESVSFTDILSTEKSERPPGLTQEALDSLKVEIFSKSDNSDGEVTARRLEDCSICLESFLEGDKLIFLTCGHRFHFCCLDPWVRICGDCPNCRKAVVITGRRAKE